The DNA sequence CAAGCGTATTTAAGTAAAAATCAAGTGGATATACCGTCAATCATAAAAACTAGAGACAATAGTTTGTATTTTCAGTATAAAGATGAAAAAATGGTCATTTACAAATATATTGAGCACGTTACTAATACTAATCTCACCAATAAACAATTGATTACCGGAATACAAGCATTAGCCTCTTTCCATAAAGCATCACTTACCTTTAAACCGATTGATCAAAATTACAAAGCATATTCGATCTACGATTGGATTACGGAGTATAACAGTAAAATAATAAATATAGAACGATTTCCTCGCGATATACCGAAAGAGAATAGGCAGTCTAAATCCGTCAAATGTATAAACAAATATACAGCACAGTTTTCGACTTATGGAAAGAAGGTAATGCAATTAACTCATGATCTTTCCTATTCACATGATGACCCTAAAAACCATTTCCCTTATTTAGGACACGGCGATTTTACAATAGACAACTTATTATGGACGAAGGACAATACGTTTATTATTGACTTAGATAATATGAGCTACCATTTTCCATCTAGAGATTTTAGCCGTTACTTGTTTACGTACTATAAACGCTACCAAACTTTCGATACCGACCTTCTCCATCAATTACTATCATGCTATAAACAAATAAATAACCTCTCCACAGTAGAAGAACAATTATTTTTACTGGATCTCATATTTCCGCATCAATTTGAACGCATTATGAGAAAGCGTTTATACAAAAAAATGACATTAATAGAATTAGAAAGATTAATATTTTGTGAAATGAAGAAAACGAAGTACTTATTACATTTATATACAAAAACATTTGGAAGTGAGAATCGTGAAAAAAATCGCTTTTATTAGAACACAATTTCTTCCTATAACAGAAACGTTTATTTACGAAGAATTAATTAATATCAAACAGTTTAGCCCTATCGTCATTACAGAAAAAGAATTGAATGCTCATTTATTTCCGTATAAGCACATCATAAAAGTGAGTCACTTAGAAGATGAATTACCTTCTATTTTACAAAAAGAAAATATAAAGCTTCTTCATGTTAGATTTGGAACGACAGCAATAAGGTTGATTAAATTATTGAAGGAAATAAACATTCCTACCATCACCTCTTTTCATGGCTATGACGTACCTGATCCAGAAAAGAAAACGCCCTACCACGTACAATTAAAATCGTTGTTCCAGGTTGGAGATTGTTTTACAGCTACTTCATGCTATATGAAGAACAAGTTGATCGCTCTAGGCTGTCCACCTAATAAAATTCATGTACAAAAAAGCGGAATTGATTTAAATAAATTTCAATATCGAAAGCCACGTATTCCTCTTGAAGGTGAAAAGGTTCAAATACTTTCTGTTGGGCGTTTTGTTGAAAAGAAGGGATTTCAATACTTGCTTAAAGCATTTTCAAAAGTCCAAAAAAAGTATCCAGTAAAACTAACACTTATCGGTGATGGACCAAGAAGGAAGGAGATTATTCGTATCGTAAAAAAACACAAAATGAAAAAGTCTGTGCAAATCAAAGATCCGCTTCCTCATAAAGAAATAGTAAAAGAAATGGCACGTGCTCATATTTTTTGTTTACCTAGTGTAACCGAAAAGAATGGTAATCAGGAGGGAATTCCGAACGTGCTAAAGGAAGCAATGGCAATAGGAGTTCCCATCGTGACAACAGAACATGCTGGTATCCCAGAACTTATTGAGCACAAAGTGCATGGCTATTTAGTTCACGAAAGGGATGTAAGAGGATTAGTTCATGGATTAGTAAGGATTATAGATGACAGTCATTCATGGGAAAAAATGACGCTGAGAGCACGTAAAAAAATAGAAAAGAGCTACAATTCTACGATACAAGTAAAACAACTCGAGAATTTATATACTAGTTTAATAGATTAGTATAACCGACTATGTATGTTTTAGGAGGACGATGATGATGAAAACACCCTTAGTAACAGTAGTCATTCCTTCATATAATAAAGCAAAGTTTATTATAAAAGCGATCAAAAGTGTTCAAAATCAAAGTTTAAAGCATTGGAAGGCTTTGATCATTGATGATGCATCCACAGATGCTACGGAAAATATTGTATTACCAATCATAAAGGATGACCGAAGATTCAACTATATCAAATTAGAAAAAAACATCGGAATATCTGCAGTATTACAATACGCTTTGAATAAGATAGATACAAAATACTTCGTACAGCTCGATGGAGATGATTGGTTAGAGAAGGATGCATTACAGCTATTAGTTCATAAAATGGAAACGTCTAGCGAAAATGCAGCTGTTGCGTACGGAAATCTCGTTCGCTGGCAACAGTTAAAAAAGAAAAAGCGCAAAAAATTGATTACCCATAAACAGCTACAGGATAAGTACGACTTTATTACTTATCATCCAATGTTTTACCCTCGTTTTTATAAAACAGATGCTGTCAAAGCAGTTGGTGGATGGTCGACAAATGTACCACATGGTGGCAGGTATTCTGAGGACCGACAAATCTTATTAAAGCTTATCCCTCACTTTTCCTTTTTACATGTCAATGAACACTTATATAATCATCGCATACACGACACGAACAATAGCGGTAAAGAAAACCTAGATAAATATGCTCAAGTCAATCGCTATCTTTATGAAAAAGCACTAAAAGATTGGGGTAATGAATATGAGCCAGTTTTCACGTGGATAAACGGACGCTTGAAAGTAAAGAAACTAAATAAGAAAACATAAA is a window from the Evansella cellulosilytica DSM 2522 genome containing:
- a CDS encoding glycosyltransferase family 2 protein translates to MMMKTPLVTVVIPSYNKAKFIIKAIKSVQNQSLKHWKALIIDDASTDATENIVLPIIKDDRRFNYIKLEKNIGISAVLQYALNKIDTKYFVQLDGDDWLEKDALQLLVHKMETSSENAAVAYGNLVRWQQLKKKKRKKLITHKQLQDKYDFITYHPMFYPRFYKTDAVKAVGGWSTNVPHGGRYSEDRQILLKLIPHFSFLHVNEHLYNHRIHDTNNSGKENLDKYAQVNRYLYEKALKDWGNEYEPVFTWINGRLKVKKLNKKT
- a CDS encoding glycosyltransferase codes for the protein MKKIAFIRTQFLPITETFIYEELINIKQFSPIVITEKELNAHLFPYKHIIKVSHLEDELPSILQKENIKLLHVRFGTTAIRLIKLLKEINIPTITSFHGYDVPDPEKKTPYHVQLKSLFQVGDCFTATSCYMKNKLIALGCPPNKIHVQKSGIDLNKFQYRKPRIPLEGEKVQILSVGRFVEKKGFQYLLKAFSKVQKKYPVKLTLIGDGPRRKEIIRIVKKHKMKKSVQIKDPLPHKEIVKEMARAHIFCLPSVTEKNGNQEGIPNVLKEAMAIGVPIVTTEHAGIPELIEHKVHGYLVHERDVRGLVHGLVRIIDDSHSWEKMTLRARKKIEKSYNSTIQVKQLENLYTSLID
- a CDS encoding phosphotransferase codes for the protein MNKSTLNIQDVEKLLELVERLYTFNIHSYKILKVATKRFIIKLHTSHGTFILKKPRLPERRFLFFIEAQAYLSKNQVDIPSIIKTRDNSLYFQYKDEKMVIYKYIEHVTNTNLTNKQLITGIQALASFHKASLTFKPIDQNYKAYSIYDWITEYNSKIINIERFPRDIPKENRQSKSVKCINKYTAQFSTYGKKVMQLTHDLSYSHDDPKNHFPYLGHGDFTIDNLLWTKDNTFIIDLDNMSYHFPSRDFSRYLFTYYKRYQTFDTDLLHQLLSCYKQINNLSTVEEQLFLLDLIFPHQFERIMRKRLYKKMTLIELERLIFCEMKKTKYLLHLYTKTFGSENREKNRFY